A region of Catharus ustulatus isolate bCatUst1 chromosome 9, bCatUst1.pri.v2, whole genome shotgun sequence DNA encodes the following proteins:
- the C8B gene encoding complement component C8 beta chain encodes MIFISSQYRFARLEQPSQFRGDPCDGSDREAEDCVTASPCRSRVRCDGFVCAVTGRCIARRLLCNGDDDCGDQSDEKNCKKVFRKCDQKMEEYWGIENLAKGLNIFTNSLEGLVLDHRYYGGGCSPHYITDTRFRKPYNVESYTPETKGKYEFTMTEYDSYSNYESSVLKAKASQSSFSVGIKIPKVFELGYNSNDMRFKKFMKRMKRFSSSSSKFIHARSELAVGVYKLKPRALMLHHEFLQRLRQLPADYSYGEYRELYRDFGTHFITEATLGGIYEYTLVLNSEELQKAGFSLSDVQKCAQKGFNVGVNLVKVSVGLGVNSAGCKALLKEIGDSTARKELVEDFVALVRGGASESITRLAHKDLPTAQLLQQWGDAVQYNPEIIKLKAEPLYELVTPSDVADSMKIKENLRRALDEFQLESSSCRCAPCHGNGIPFLRGTECECLCPLGSSGPACEISRTKDTAINGNWGCWASWSPCSGGQRTRRRQCNNPAPQNGGSSCSGPDSETDSC; translated from the exons atgatttttatttcatcccAGTACAGATTTGCCCGCCTGGAACAGCCCTCTCAGTTCAGAGGAGATCCCTGTGATGGCTCTGACAGAGAAGCTGAGGACTGTGTCACAGCCAGTCCTTGCAGGAGCAGAGTTCGCTGTGatgggtttgtgtgtgcagtcACAG GGAGATGCATTGCACGGAGGCTGCTCTGCAATGGGGATGACGACTGTGGGGACCAGTCAGAtgagaaaaactgcaaaaaagtGTTCAGGAAATGTGACCAGAAGATGGAAGAGTATTGGGGAATAGAGAATCTGGCGAAAGG GTTGAATATCTTCACCAACAGCTTGGAAGGGCTGGTCCTTGACCACAGGTACTATGGGGGGGGATGCTCTCCCCATTACATCACAGACACCAGGTTCAGGAAGCCGTACAACGTAGAAAGCTACACCCCAGAG ACCAAAGGCAAATATGAATTTACAATGACTGAATATGACTCCTACTCAAATTATGAAAGCAGTGTCCTGAAGGCAAAAGCTTCGCAGTCAAGCTTCAGCGTCGGtataaaaataccaaaagtGTTTGAACTTGGTTACAATTCAAATGACATGAGGTTCAAGAAGTTCATGAAGAGGATGAAAAGATTTTCTTCCAGT tcCAGCAAGTTCATCCACGCCCGTTCTGAGCTGGCTGTTGGTGTTTACAAGCTGAAGCCCCGAGCCCTGATGCTGCACCACGAGTTCCTGCAGCGGCTGCGGCAGCTCCCGGCGGATTACAGCTACGGGGAGTACCGGGAGCTCTACAGGGATTTCGGGACACACTTCATCACTGAGGCCACTCTTGGAGGCATCTATGAATACACTTTGGTCCTCAACAGTGAAGAGCTCCAGAAGGCTG GTTTTTCTCTGAGTGATGTCCAGAAATGTGCACAGAAGGGCTTTAACGTTGGTGTGAACCTTGTTAAAGTCTCTGTGGGGCTTGGAGTAAATTCAGCTGGCTGTAAAGCCCTTTTGAAAGAGATTGGAG ACAGCACCgccaggaaggagctggtggAGGATTTTGTGGCGCTGGTGCGCGGTGGAGCGAGCGAGAGCATCACCAGGCTGGCGCACAAGGACCTGCCCAcggcccagctcctgcagcagtggggagaTGCTGTGCAGTACAACCCTGAGATCATAAAGCTGAAG GCAGAGCCACTGTATGAGCTGGTGACTCCCTCTGACGTGGCTGATTCCATGAAAATCAAGGAGAACCTGCGCCGGGCTCTGGATGAGttccagctggagagcagctcctgccgcTGTGCTCCGTGCCATGGCAATGGCATCCCCTTCCTCAGAG GAACAGAGTGTGAGTGCCTATGTCCCCTGGGCTCCAGCGGCCCCGCCTGCGAGATCAGCAGGACAAAAG ataCTGCTATTAATGGAAACTGGGGGTGCTGGGCCAGCTGGTCCCCGTGCTCAGGAGGTCAGAGGACAAGAAGGAGACAGTGCAACAACCCTGCCCCACAGAATGGGGGCTCCTCATGCTCAGGGCCAGACTCTGAGACAGATTCCTGCTAG